CGCGAGATGGACAAGCCGTAGGACGGGAGGTGTCGCGATGAAGGGATTCGTGCAGAACATCGAGGATCTCGCCGTCGACAACGGGGACTTCAGGCGGGTGCTCTACACCGCCACCAACTGCCAGCTCGTCGTCATGGCGCTGAAGCCCGGCGAAGAGATCGGGATGGAAGTGCACAAGCTCGACCAGTTCTTCCGGGTGGAGGAAGGGGCCGGCGTCG
The genomic region above belongs to bacterium and contains:
- a CDS encoding cupin domain-containing protein, producing the protein MKGFVQNIEDLAVDNGDFRRVLYTATNCQLVVMALKPGEEIGMEVHKLDQFFRVEEGAGV